The genomic window CGGCCGAGACCGGCCACCTGTGCTTCGCCACGCTCCACACGCACGACGCGGCGACGACCGTGGACCGCATCATCGACGTGTTCCCCGCCCACCAGCAGCAGCAGGTGCGCGTCCAGCTGTCGACCGTCCTTCAAGGCGTCGTCTGCCAGCAGCTCCTGCCGCGCAAGGGCGGGGGCGGCCAGGTCTGCGCCCGCGAGTTCATGAAGGTGACGACCGGCATCGCCAACCTCATCCGCGAGGCGAAGACCCACCAGATCTACGGCGCGGTCGAGGCCGGCGCCAAGTTCGGGATGATCTCCATGGACCAATACCTCGCCTTCCTCTACAAGCAGGGCCTGCTCGAGTTCGCCGAGGCGACCGCCGCGGCGCACGACGCGGACAACCTCCGCCGCCTGACCGCGTCCGGCGTCGTACCCGGAGCCGCGTGATGATCATCGCCGCGCTGCGCAAGAAGCTCGCCCACGAGGCCCGCAAATGGGCGGACGCGTCGGGCGTGCCGCTGCCCGGGAGCCTCCCCGTCAACGCCCCGCCGGCGCACGTGAAGGCCGACCTCTCCTTGCCGTGGCCGCTCGCCGCCGCCAAAGCCGCCAAGAAGAACCCGATCGAGTTGGCCAAGTCCCTGGCCGAAGCCTTGTCGAAGGTCCCCGAGGTGGAGAGCGCCGCGCCCGCGCCCCCCGGCTTCGTCAACGTCGTCCTCAAGCAGACGGCGTTGTGCGCGAACCTGAAGGCGATCACGCTGTCGCCGAAAACGTACGGGGAAGACGACGGCGGGCCCAAGACGAAGGTGCTGGTCGAGTTCGTGTCCGCGAACCCGACCGGCCCCCTGCACATGGCGTCGGGAAGAGGAGCGACGCTCGGGGACAGTCTCGTCCGCATCATGAAGCGGCTCGGCCGCGACGCCCGCGCCGAGTATTACGTCAACGACGGCGGCGACCGCGTCATCCTGCTCGGCGAGTCGATCATGGCCCGCTACCGGCAGTCGAAGGGCGAGGACGCCCAGGTCCCCGAGAAGGGCTATCAGGGCGACTATCTGGTCGATCTGGCCGCCGCCGCTCCGGCGGACAAATCGTCCTGGGACGCCCAGGCCTGGGGCCGCTACGCGATGGACACCTTGCTCGCCTCTCATAAGGACGACATGAAGGTGTTCGACGCCCATTTCGACCGCTGGTACCTGGAGAGCGAGCTGTTCGCCTCCGGCGCCGTGCCCAAGACCCTCGAGTTCCTCAAGGGCCGCGGGATGGTGTTCGAGAAGGACGGCGCGGTCTGGCTCGGCACGCAGAGCGCGGAAGGCTCCACCGACGACAAGGACCGCGTGCTG from Elusimicrobiota bacterium includes these protein-coding regions:
- a CDS encoding arginine--tRNA ligase, producing MIIAALRKKLAHEARKWADASGVPLPGSLPVNAPPAHVKADLSLPWPLAAAKAAKKNPIELAKSLAEALSKVPEVESAAPAPPGFVNVVLKQTALCANLKAITLSPKTYGEDDGGPKTKVLVEFVSANPTGPLHMASGRGATLGDSLVRIMKRLGRDARAEYYVNDGGDRVILLGESIMARYRQSKGEDAQVPEKGYQGDYLVDLAAAAPADKSSWDAQAWGRYAMDTLLASHKDDMKVFDAHFDRWYLESELFASGAVPKTLEFLKGRGMVFEKDGAVWLGTQSAEGSTDDKDRVLIKSTGKPTYFLPDIAYHKDKYDRGFERVIDIFGADHHGYVPRMRAAIAALGKAPESYHAIVHQLIHLFRGQAAVKMSKRAGTFISLREIIEEVGKDACRFFFALRTPDSHLNFDLELAKKQSSENPVFYVQYVHARICSIFRKAAETGLYPAGAQLGMPNARFLLAPEERALLNKLAWFPEVLLDSERLLSPHPLANYLMELAGLFHPFYEKCPVVGAEDPEQGKARLLLIAGVRDAIREGLDLLGVSAPEQM